The sequence TTGGGATTTGATACAGTCACCCTAGATGTGACTAATGAACAAGAATTGGGTAATACATCAGACGGAATGAGTCAACGGCTCTCCGTTTATGGGAATGTGGGGTATTGGTAAATCCTTCCATGATGATAAGATTGAGTTGCTTCAGTAAAATTAATTGGGGAATATATTTTCAGGGATAAGTCAAGTTTTTATGTTTATTACCAGATCCCAGTAAACAAGATTGCACCAGGAATCATGgcagacaagaagtaatggaggGGAGAAGTAATTGAAGCCCCAGCTATTGTGTATCAAATAATTGGGTTGGAGAGAGCGCAAGTAAATATAAGTGCACAACATCCGGAGCGTATGCCATATGCCGCACCTCTATCACAAGCATGGCAACAACAGTGGGGAGATggtataatacaaaataaaagaggTAAAGGGGAATATATTGTAGGTGGCATTGGCGCTGGAGTTTTAAACTCATTTGATATTGAGACTTACAAGGGAAACTGTCAGCTTTGGGTAAGATTTTTGAGGGCTGTACAGAAAGATGTGACGCCCAATTTTTGTGCATTATCGGAACAAGTTATAAGAAGTGGGGAACTCCAATTCAAACAAGCCCAAACCTTCACAACATCTCTAAATGTGAATATATTTGGTGTGTCTGAGATTGACAGTGGAACTGTGCCAGCAATGTGATGTGTACAGATGTCAATTTATGGGCTATATTACATAGAGAGAATGGTTAATCTGTTAAATAATGGGCAGTGGCCTTTTGAGTGGTTCAAAGATCCTCATATATGGAATCAACGAATTGTAGGAAAGAAGAAATATATGGAATTTAATTGGAATAAAACCACCCTTGAGGGGAGAGTGGGAAGGCAGAATGCTGTTACACAAcacaaggaagcaaagaaaaccAATAATGGCCTGGGTGTTGCCAAAAAGTATTAATGGAGAGTTATTGCAAAAAGAAATAAGTGGGACACATGATTCAAGAAGAAAAGgattttaaattaggaaaattcAGGAAACATTGTGAAGAGTGGGGACGAAGTAAATGGGTGTGTCCAGAACTAATGTGGTCCCTAGAGGGATGCCGTTTGAATCATTCAAGTGGACAATGTACCATGGAATATTTAGCCTCTGGTGGCACAAGAGTGTGTCATTTAGGCAATGGGTGTATTTGTGTGGTAACCACTGAGAAACATGTATTTTGAGGAAGTGTGACAGAAAAAGGCCCAATTGAAtcatgtaaatgtaatgtaacaGAGGTAATTATTAATGGGATTATTTACTGAGGACTTCTATTTCCATAAAAGGACATTATCTGGGAACCAAAAGATGTAGATTGGTCCTTTGATTTGGGGATACATTGCGAACAGCGGGGAAAATTGATCgataaaagtgaaaaaaaacagGCAATATGCAAAAGATTTATCTATCTAAGTCTGCTCAGCTGGGAAAAATCAACATTCTGATGCACAATGGTCAAACATTAAACCTGGGGAAAGAAGGAGAAGAATTGACAGTCCATCATTGGTTTGATGTTTTGAAAGGATGGTCTCCCAGTGTCACAGCTTCTAAATTTAATGCTACATCCTATTGTGATATTatttgtggcaccctagagactaaccaatttatttgagcataagcttccgtgagctacagctgtgagctatatgctcaaataaattggttagtctctaaggtgccacaaataatATCACAATAGGAGTAAAACAAATTTGCGTCTGTGAAAGTACACTCCAAGGGACCATATTAGTACCTTTTTGATTGGTTACCATGCAAAATTGGCTGTTTCCAGCATAGGTCACCCTCTTCGTCAGAGTCTTCCCCTTGGTCAGCCTCACCaggaatgatgatgatgatttattctGTAAATCCCCTCCCTATAGGCCACACAAAACAGTGTCTGTCTCAAACACATTACACCTACAGATGTACTGAGGCCCTTAACCTCTATTTTCAGCTTCCCAAATATTCAAGGTTTTCCATTGGACTGTTAGTCTCTACAAAGCTTATTTAAAGATCATAGGCCTCAAGACTTATGATAACTGGTTAAAGCTAATATCTTACAGGATAGTGGTCTGTCAGTTTCTTGCATTACTACTGAATCTAATGAAAaacagaatataatgcaaagcagtgaatataatagaGCTGGGCTACAGTAGCAGTGAATATGACAAAGGCAAACTCTCCCAATGGGCTACGGAACTCAGCCAAACTGGGACATAACACCCTTCATTAATGAGGAGATATCCTTTCCCCCTCTTGTCACACAGGTTTAAAGTCAGTGGCCCGCGCTGATCACCTTCTGCAGGTGTATTTGCCCACTTTGTCAtgaagctctttggttttgatCCCATAAATGATTGGGTTCAGCATGGGAGGGAGGAGCAAATAGAGGTTGGCCAAGATGATGTGAACATGGGGAGCGATGCCATGACCAaacctgtgagtcaggctggtgAGGAAGCCAGGAGTATACATCATCAGcatcacacagatgtgggctgtgcaggtgttgagggctttctggtGGGCTCTCTTGGAGGAGATTCTGAGGATGGCCCTGATGATCAGACTGTAGGACAGAGCAATGAGTGTCAGGTCGATCCCAATGACCACAAACACTATAACAAAACTATACATCCTGTTCACTGTGATGTCCCCACATGATATCTTCACCACAGCCATGTGCTCGCAGTGTGTTTGGAGGATACTGCGGTTGGCACAGAATGGCAacctgctcaggagcaggggcagaggcagcatgcagataACAGATCTGATCAAACCCACGAGCCCGAGCTTAGCTATTCGTGCATTGGTGAGGATGGTGGCATATCGCAaagggttacatatggcaacaTAGCGATCAAAGGCCATTATCACGAGAATGGCTGACTGCATAAAAGAAACCGTGTGAAGTAAGAACATCTGG is a genomic window of Natator depressus isolate rNatDep1 chromosome 1, rNatDep2.hap1, whole genome shotgun sequence containing:
- the LOC141977079 gene encoding olfactory receptor 52P1-like, producing the protein MATFNFTTSDRSIFILMGIPGLEAGHIWISIPFSTSYLISLFGNIMLLFVVSKEQTLHKPMYLLICLLALTDIATSTFVVPKALCIFWFNLKGITVGGCLTQMFLLHTVSFMQSAILVIMAFDRYVAICNPLRYATILTNARIAKLGLVGLIRSVICMLPLPLLLSRLPFCANRSILQTHCEHMAVVKISCGDITVNRMYSFVIVFVVIGIDLTLIALSYSLIIRAILRISSKRAHQKALNTCTAHICVMLMMYTPGFLTSLTHRFGHGIAPHVHIILANLYLLLPPMLNPIIYGIKTKELHDKVGKYTCRR